The Gopherus evgoodei ecotype Sinaloan lineage chromosome 8, rGopEvg1_v1.p, whole genome shotgun sequence genome segment TTctgaactcccattaacttccacAGGCATCAAAAGGAGCTGATGAGTGTTCAGTAGCTTTGAAAAAATCCGAATATTTATCTAGATGGCCTAaacatggatttaggagcctaactttaggcttcGACTTTAGGAAATCTTGGTTGAAGAGGTTATATAATGTGTCCAAGCCAcacagcctgtggtgagaaatcTGAGAGAAGAACTATGGATTCCTGCCTCTCTAACCACTGACTAGACAATCTCTTCACTATACAAGTTTAAAAAGTAGGAACAATTTGAGGTTTAAACACTTTCACAGTGTGTCAAATGTTAAGTATATTACCATGATGACAACAGGAAGAAAATCAGCCCAGTCTaagataaaagaaacaaaaaacacacaaacacacaacgcTAATTTATTCTGCCCATCAGTAGGACTGGATCTTCTTtgcaaatattcttttaaaatccACAAAGGAGATAGGTAAAGTCACTATCTCTTTTGATGTATAGAAGCTTCCTAATGTGAAAAGGAGGAACAGAAATGGATGTTCTACACGCTGATCTGGTCTAGTAAATTGTTCATAAAGGTCCCTAAAAGGTTATTCACTGTATTACCTTGTTGTATACATTAAACCATTCGGGATGATGATTCATCTTTTCTGCTTGCAGAGCAACTCGTGTCATAAATCCAAAAGCCTAGGATAAAAAGAATACAGAGAAATATTTCATGTTAGGAACGTGTGTTAAGGTTAGTGTTATGGATCTACAAGGATATATTCCAAAAGCCCAGTGATGTGTAATGACAGGGATGGCCCTTGTGTACTGGGACCTAAAGATAATTGGTTTTGTACCCTACCCCTTTGAGTACTTTTGAGTACTCTGAGTATGTCACCTTTTGGAGCATTCCACCTTCCCTGGATTACTCCCCATTCTATCTTCACCGTTCCCTTACTAAAGCAGCATTCTGCAGCACATGCTCCAGAGATGAACTCccagtagggtgatcagatgtcctaattttatagggacagtcccgatatttgcaGAGGGCGGGGTGTTATATGGGTctctattacccctcaccccatcctgatttttcacacttactatctggtcaccctaactctcAGAGTTCATGGCTTTCTGATTAGCTGGCTTCTTCCTGCAATGGGTTACAACCCCCTCTGCTCAGTGGGATACTGCTCCAAGTCATGGTCCCCTTGTTAAAAATTTACTACCGACCTAAAGGGATTGTGGTAATTTTCTTGCTGCTGATagagttctctccctctttggaTACTGGTCGATCATTCTGTCCAAAATGACTTATCCAAAGATACTGATGAAGAACAATTATTTTGCCTACGGTGTGCAACAGGtatcagatatttttaaatattcaccCAAGGGAGATACCTCTATGCCCCTAGATCTTCACCCCACCTTTCCTCCAAGTTAAACACTCTGCTATACTATCAATATacaccaggagtgggcaaactttttggcctgagagccgcaacgggtttcgtaaattgtacggagggccggttaggggagggggtcgtagCCTGGCCCCCACTTCtgatctgcccccacccccacccccaggactcctgccccatccaacccccgctATTACCAggagggacccctgccccatccacacacccccgctccctgtcccctgactgccccctgccaccccatccaaccccctctccttcctgactgcccccccaggatctctgcccccattcaaccccattcCCACTCGACCCCTatcgacacccccaccccctgaccaccagcttgaactcccctgccctctatccaaccccctctgctccgtgcccccttactgcgctgcgtggagcaccagtggctggcagtgctacgGCCATgccgccaccacgcagcacagagaccgggtcaggacgggctctgcagctgtgctgccccaggagctcacagccctgccgcccagagcattgcgctggcagCGGAGCGAGCGAGGTGAGGCTACGGGGGAAGGAGGAtagtgggggaggagctggggctagcctcccggcCAAGAATGCGGGGggcaggcaggacagtcccacgggccatagtttgcccacctctgatataCACAgtgtatttttcaggaacagagtTCATTTCTAGTGACTTTCCCTGAATGtaagcatttttgttttgttttggaggggGGCGGAGGGAGGTTGGCCACATGAGGTCACTTCTCTCCTTTATGAGAAAATGTTCTGGTTTAAATGAGAGAATACAGACTTCCCAGTCCCCCACCCTCTTCTCTTCACACTCCCCCGTGATACAGGATTTAATCACAGACTCAAGGAGAAAATGTGAGGCCCTTGccaaaaatatttgcagaaaatctctgcattaaaaaaaaaaaaaattccatgcaaATCAAGGACTCACTCTGCAATAGGACTCATGTAGGTAGGCCCCTGTGCCTGCCCAGAGACCAAGGGAAGTCAATGGGCTCTGCACAGATGAAGGAGTCCATCTaggaggatcagggcctaaattaaaactgcaaagcaaaaaaaccccgTATCCACGTACATAATCTGGTTCATATTAAAATACTTGCCATAAGTTAGTATCTTGACATAGACCTACCTGTTTAGATCATTTTAAGCACTAATTTATAGTCTAGCCTGTATATGGTCCATCAAGCAATGGCCATTTCAAACAAACATGTGGTCAATAAATAACATAATGGTTGATAATagtttcagtctttttttctctcaCAAATTACAAACACTTTAAGAAAAGGAATCAGTGCCTGGATGAAGTATGACTTTGTAAGTCACTTTGCCAGTCAGATGAATGCAAACGTTACAATCAGAGCAAATTATTCCAATGAGGTTTGTCATTTGGAAACCACCAAACTGTCAGCAattaaaa includes the following:
- the PCBD2 gene encoding pterin-4-alpha-carbinolamine dehydratase 2 isoform X2, which gives rise to MPSTKSSISKLLISFNLGPDPPRWTPSSVQSPLTSLGLWAGTGAYLHESYCRAFGFMTRVALQAEKMNHHPEWFNVYNKVQITLISHDCGGLTKRDVKLAQFIDKAAASV